A genome region from Streptomyces pratensis includes the following:
- a CDS encoding peptide ABC transporter substrate-binding protein — protein MRGATQARWAACAVAVALAATACGGGGDGGGGGADGIVSSSWGDPQNPLEPANTNEVQGGKVLDMVFRGLVRYDPKTGEAKNEIAEKIDSTDSQNFTVTIKDNWTFSNGEKITAKSFVDAWNYGAALKNNQKNAYFFQYIDGYDKVHPESGSASATTLSGLKVVNDTTFTVKLSQKFSLWPDTLGYAAFVPLPKAFYEDHDAWLSKPIGNGPYTVDQYAKGSSMNLRRWDDYPGADKAQNGGIDLKVYTDNNTAYTDLTAGNLDLVDDVPASQLKNVEADLGDRYINTPAGIIQTLAFPFYEKAWDTPGAIKVRQGLSMAINREQITDQIFQKTRTPASDWTSPVLGEEGGFKEGLCGPACEYDKAEAKKLIQEGGGIPGGQLKISYNADTGSHKEWVDAVCNSINNVMGDNKACVGGPVGTFADFRSQVSTQKLTGAWRAGWQMDYPLIQNFLQPLYYTNAPSNDGKWSDQKFDDLVDKANAESDKAKAVTTFQDAEKVLVEQMPVIPLWYQNGSAGYSDRVENVSLNPFSVPVYDQIKVK, from the coding sequence ATGCGCGGAGCCACACAGGCCAGGTGGGCCGCATGCGCCGTAGCGGTCGCGCTGGCGGCCACGGCTTGCGGCGGCGGGGGCGACGGTGGCGGCGGTGGTGCCGACGGGATCGTGAGCTCGTCCTGGGGCGACCCGCAGAACCCGCTGGAGCCGGCGAACACCAACGAGGTGCAGGGCGGCAAGGTCCTCGACATGGTCTTCCGCGGACTCGTGCGGTACGACCCCAAGACCGGCGAGGCGAAGAACGAGATCGCCGAGAAGATCGATTCGACGGACTCCCAGAACTTCACCGTCACGATCAAGGACAACTGGACCTTCAGCAACGGCGAGAAGATCACCGCGAAGTCCTTCGTGGACGCGTGGAACTACGGCGCCGCGCTGAAGAACAACCAGAAGAACGCCTACTTCTTCCAGTACATCGACGGCTACGACAAGGTCCACCCCGAGTCCGGCTCGGCGTCCGCCACCACGCTCTCCGGCCTCAAGGTGGTCAACGACACGACGTTCACGGTCAAGCTGTCGCAGAAGTTCTCCCTCTGGCCCGACACCCTTGGCTACGCGGCCTTCGTGCCGCTGCCCAAGGCCTTCTACGAGGACCACGACGCCTGGCTCTCCAAGCCGATCGGCAACGGGCCCTACACCGTCGACCAGTACGCCAAGGGATCGTCGATGAACCTGCGCCGCTGGGACGACTACCCCGGCGCGGACAAGGCGCAGAACGGCGGCATCGACCTCAAGGTCTACACGGACAACAACACCGCCTACACCGACCTGACCGCCGGCAACCTCGACCTGGTCGACGACGTGCCCGCCTCGCAGCTCAAGAACGTCGAGGCGGACCTGGGCGACCGGTACATCAACACGCCCGCGGGGATCATCCAGACGCTCGCCTTCCCGTTCTACGAGAAGGCCTGGGACACCCCCGGCGCGATCAAGGTCCGCCAGGGACTGTCGATGGCGATCAACCGCGAGCAGATCACCGACCAGATCTTCCAGAAGACCCGCACCCCGGCCTCCGACTGGACCTCACCGGTCCTCGGCGAGGAGGGCGGCTTCAAGGAAGGCCTCTGCGGCCCCGCGTGCGAGTACGACAAGGCCGAGGCCAAGAAGCTGATCCAGGAGGGCGGGGGCATCCCCGGCGGCCAGCTCAAGATCTCGTACAACGCCGACACCGGCTCCCACAAGGAGTGGGTCGACGCGGTCTGCAACAGCATCAACAACGTCATGGGCGACAACAAGGCATGCGTCGGCGGGCCCGTCGGCACCTTCGCCGACTTCCGCAGCCAGGTCTCGACCCAGAAGCTGACCGGGGCCTGGCGCGCAGGCTGGCAGATGGACTATCCGCTGATCCAGAACTTCCTCCAGCCGCTCTACTACACCAACGCGCCGTCCAACGACGGCAAGTGGAGCGACCAGAAGTTCGACGACCTGGTCGACAAGGCCAACGCGGAGAGCGACAAGGCCAAGGCCGTCACCACCTTCCAGGACGCGGAGAAGGTCCTCGTCGAGCAGATGCCCGTCATCCCGCTCTGGTACCAGAACGGCAGCGCGGGCTACTCGGACAGGGTCGAGAACGTCTCGCTGAACCCCTTCAGCGTCCCGGTGTACGACCAGATCAAGGTCAAGTGA
- a CDS encoding ABC transporter permease, translated as MGRYVIRRLLQMIPVFFGTTLLIFLMVNVMGDPIAGLCGDRQCDPATAAQLRTEFGLDKPVWQQYLTYMGNIFTGDFGTAFNGQKVTELMATAFPITIRLTVVAIVFEIVIGISLGVVTGLRRGRPVDTVVLILTLVVIAVPTFVTGLLLQLLLGVEWGIIKPSVSSEAPVDELIVPGLVLASVSLAYVTRLTRTSIAENARADYVRTAVAKGLPRRRVVVRHLLRNSLIPVVTFIGTDVGALMGGAIVTERIFNIHGVGYQLYQGILRQNSQTVVGFVTVLVLVFLAANLIVDLLYAVLDPRIRYA; from the coding sequence ATGGGACGTTATGTGATCCGGCGGCTGCTGCAGATGATCCCCGTGTTCTTCGGCACCACGCTGTTGATCTTCCTCATGGTGAACGTGATGGGCGATCCCATCGCGGGCCTCTGCGGCGACCGCCAGTGCGACCCCGCGACCGCCGCGCAGCTGCGCACCGAGTTCGGCCTCGACAAGCCGGTCTGGCAGCAGTACCTGACCTACATGGGCAACATCTTCACCGGTGACTTCGGCACGGCCTTCAACGGGCAGAAGGTCACGGAGCTGATGGCCACCGCCTTCCCCATCACGATCCGGCTCACCGTCGTCGCGATCGTGTTCGAGATCGTCATCGGTATCAGCCTCGGCGTCGTCACCGGACTGCGCCGCGGGCGACCGGTCGACACCGTGGTGCTGATCCTGACCCTGGTCGTCATCGCCGTACCGACCTTCGTCACCGGTCTGCTGCTCCAGCTCCTGCTGGGCGTGGAGTGGGGCATCATCAAGCCGTCCGTCTCCTCGGAGGCGCCGGTCGACGAGCTCATCGTCCCCGGGCTCGTCCTGGCCTCGGTCTCCCTGGCCTACGTCACCAGGCTCACCCGGACCTCGATCGCCGAGAACGCCCGCGCCGACTACGTCCGTACCGCCGTGGCCAAGGGCCTCCCCAGGCGGCGGGTGGTCGTGCGGCACCTGCTGCGCAACTCCCTCATCCCCGTCGTCACCTTCATCGGTACGGATGTGGGCGCACTGATGGGAGGGGCGATCGTCACCGAGCGCATCTTCAACATCCACGGAGTCGGCTACCAGCTCTACCAGGGCATCCTCCGTCAGAACTCCCAGACCGTCGTCGGGTTCGTCACCGTCCTGGTCCTCGTGTTCCTGGCGGCGAACCTGATCGTCGACCTCCTGTACGCCGTACTCGACCCGAGGATCCGCTATGCCTGA
- a CDS encoding ABC transporter permease, translated as MPEQKPWDETTGSGAISGAGAGGAMDLAMDEGTTLEKTPGGPEGTGPSGKPRSLWSDAWRDLRRNPVFIISALIILFLVIISIWPSLIATQDPLDCDLSKAQEGSQPGHPFGFDGQGCDVYTRTVYGARTSVTVGVLSTLGVSLLGGVLGGLAGFFGGAWDAVLSRVTDVFFGIPVVLGGLVFLSVVTSSTVWPVIGFIVLLGWPQIARISRGSVITVKQNDYVQAARALGASNSRMMLRHITPNAIAPVIVVATIALGTYISLEATLSYLGVGLKPPAVSWGIDISAASQYVRNAPHMLLWPAGALAVTVLAFIMLGDAVRDALDPKLR; from the coding sequence ATGCCTGAGCAGAAGCCGTGGGACGAGACGACGGGCAGCGGAGCGATCTCGGGGGCCGGAGCGGGCGGGGCGATGGACCTCGCGATGGACGAGGGCACCACGCTGGAGAAGACGCCCGGCGGCCCGGAAGGCACCGGGCCCTCGGGCAAGCCGCGCAGCCTGTGGTCCGACGCCTGGCGCGATCTGCGCCGCAACCCGGTCTTCATCATCTCCGCGCTGATCATCCTGTTCCTGGTGATCATCTCGATCTGGCCCTCGCTGATCGCCACCCAGGACCCGCTCGACTGCGACCTCTCCAAGGCCCAGGAGGGTTCCCAGCCCGGACACCCCTTCGGCTTCGACGGACAGGGCTGCGACGTCTACACCCGCACCGTCTACGGCGCCCGGACCTCGGTGACCGTCGGCGTCCTCTCCACCCTGGGGGTCTCGCTGCTCGGCGGCGTGCTGGGAGGCCTCGCCGGCTTCTTCGGCGGAGCGTGGGACGCCGTGCTCTCCCGCGTCACGGACGTCTTCTTCGGTATCCCGGTGGTCCTCGGCGGCCTGGTCTTCCTGTCCGTCGTCACCAGCTCCACCGTCTGGCCCGTGATCGGCTTCATCGTGCTGCTGGGATGGCCCCAGATCGCCCGCATCTCGCGTGGCTCCGTCATCACCGTCAAGCAGAACGACTACGTCCAGGCGGCCAGGGCGCTGGGCGCGTCCAACTCCCGGATGATGCTGCGCCACATCACACCCAACGCCATCGCCCCGGTCATCGTCGTCGCGACCATTGCCCTGGGGACCTACATCTCGCTGGAGGCGACGCTCTCGTACCTGGGGGTCGGCCTGAAGCCACCGGCGGTCTCCTGGGGCATCGACATCTCCGCCGCCTCCCAGTACGTCCGCAACGCGCCGCACATGCTGCTCTGGCCCGCCGGGGCGCTGGCCGTCACCGTGCTCGCGTTCATCATGCTCGGCGACGCGGTGCGCGACGCCCTCGACCCCAAGCTGCGCTGA
- a CDS encoding ABC transporter ATP-binding protein, with protein sequence MLLEVRDLHVEFHTRDGVAKAVNGVNYSVAEGETLAVLGESGSGKSVTAQAIMGILDMPPGRISGGEILFRDRDLLKLGADARRRIRGQEMAMIFQDALSSLNPVLSVGDQLGEMFVVHRGMSRSDAKAKAIELMDRVRIPAARERVGNFPHQFSGGMRQRIMIAMALALEPDLIIADEPTTALDVTVQAQVMELLAELQRELNMGLILITHDLGVVADVADKIAVMYAGRIVETSPVHEIYRAPAHPYTKGLLRSIPRLDQKGQELYAIKGLPPNLLHIPPGCAFHPRCPMAQAVCRTDVPPLYTVDEERRSACHFWKETLDER encoded by the coding sequence ATGCTGCTGGAAGTGCGCGATCTGCACGTGGAGTTCCACACCCGGGACGGCGTGGCCAAGGCCGTCAACGGGGTCAACTACTCGGTGGCCGAGGGCGAGACGCTCGCCGTCCTCGGCGAGTCCGGCTCGGGCAAGTCCGTCACCGCCCAGGCGATCATGGGCATCCTCGACATGCCGCCCGGGAGGATCAGCGGGGGAGAGATCCTCTTCCGGGACCGCGACCTGCTGAAGCTCGGTGCCGACGCCCGCCGCAGGATCCGCGGCCAGGAGATGGCCATGATCTTCCAGGACGCGCTGTCCTCGCTGAACCCGGTGCTCAGCGTGGGGGACCAGCTCGGTGAGATGTTCGTCGTGCACCGCGGGATGTCCAGGTCGGACGCCAAGGCCAAGGCCATCGAGCTGATGGACCGGGTGCGCATCCCGGCCGCCCGCGAGCGGGTCGGCAACTTCCCGCACCAGTTCTCCGGCGGTATGCGCCAGCGCATCATGATCGCGATGGCGCTGGCGCTGGAGCCCGATCTGATCATCGCCGACGAACCGACCACCGCCCTCGACGTGACCGTCCAGGCCCAGGTGATGGAGCTGCTCGCGGAACTGCAGCGCGAGCTCAACATGGGGCTCATCCTCATCACGCACGACCTCGGCGTCGTCGCCGACGTCGCCGACAAGATCGCCGTGATGTACGCGGGCCGGATCGTCGAGACGTCGCCCGTCCACGAGATCTACAGGGCGCCCGCCCACCCCTACACCAAGGGTCTGCTGAGGTCGATCCCGCGCCTGGACCAGAAGGGCCAGGAGCTGTACGCGATCAAGGGACTGCCTCCCAACCTCCTGCACATCCCGCCCGGCTGCGCCTTCCACCCCCGCTGCCCCATGGCCCAGGCCGTGTGCCGTACGGACGTGCCGCCGCTCTACACCGTGGACGAGGAGCGCAGGAGTGCCTGCCACTTCTGGAAGGAGACGCTCGATGAACGCTGA
- a CDS encoding ABC transporter ATP-binding protein — MNAEGAGREDVRGKGSTLLSEAREEHRRTPYAEGDPILEVRNLVKHYPLTRGVLFKKQVGAVKAVDGVDFDLAAGETLGIVGESGCGKSTVAKMLVHLEPPTGGVIRYKGEDVTKLSGRALKAVRRNIQMVFQDPYTSLNPRMTVGDIIGEPYEIHPEVAPKGSRRQKVQDLLDVVGLNPEYINRYPHQFSGGQRQRIGIARGLALNPEIIVADEPVSALDVSVQAQVVNLLDRLQAEFDLSFVFIAHDLSIVRHISDRVGVMYLGRIVEIGTDEEIYDHPTHPYTQALLSAVPVPDPTAREHRERIILHGDVPSPANIPSGCRFRTRCWKAQERCELEVPLLAVPAVFRDSATAAGHDSACHFAEEKRVVPHEGLREAPEGDRPPSPRKEEGSPDGPDPG; from the coding sequence ATGAACGCTGAGGGCGCGGGACGCGAGGACGTCCGGGGCAAAGGCTCCACACTGCTCTCCGAGGCGCGGGAGGAGCACCGCAGGACGCCGTACGCCGAGGGCGACCCCATCCTGGAGGTGCGCAACCTGGTCAAGCACTACCCGCTGACCCGGGGCGTCCTCTTCAAGAAGCAGGTCGGCGCGGTCAAGGCCGTCGACGGCGTGGACTTCGACCTGGCGGCGGGCGAGACGCTCGGCATCGTGGGGGAGTCCGGCTGCGGCAAGTCGACCGTCGCCAAGATGCTGGTGCACCTGGAGCCGCCGACCGGCGGCGTGATCCGCTACAAGGGCGAGGACGTCACCAAGCTGTCCGGCCGTGCACTGAAGGCCGTGCGCCGCAACATCCAGATGGTGTTCCAGGACCCGTACACCTCGCTGAACCCGCGCATGACGGTCGGCGACATCATCGGGGAGCCGTACGAGATCCACCCCGAGGTGGCGCCCAAGGGGAGCCGTCGGCAGAAGGTGCAGGACCTGCTCGACGTCGTGGGTCTGAACCCGGAGTACATCAACCGGTATCCGCACCAGTTCTCCGGCGGTCAGCGCCAGCGCATCGGCATCGCCCGCGGCCTCGCGCTCAACCCCGAGATCATCGTGGCCGACGAACCGGTCTCCGCGCTCGACGTGTCCGTCCAGGCCCAGGTCGTCAACCTGCTGGACCGGCTTCAGGCCGAATTCGACCTGAGCTTCGTTTTCATCGCGCACGACCTGTCGATCGTCCGGCACATCTCGGACCGGGTCGGCGTCATGTACCTGGGGCGCATCGTGGAGATCGGCACCGACGAGGAGATCTACGACCACCCGACGCATCCGTACACCCAGGCACTGCTGTCGGCGGTACCGGTGCCCGACCCGACGGCCCGTGAGCACCGCGAGCGGATCATCCTGCACGGAGACGTCCCGTCCCCGGCGAACATCCCGTCCGGCTGCCGCTTCCGCACCCGCTGCTGGAAGGCGCAGGAGCGGTGCGAACTGGAGGTGCCGCTGCTGGCGGTACCGGCCGTCTTCCGGGACTCGGCGACAGCGGCCGGTCACGACTCGGCGTGCCACTTCGCCGAGGAGAAGCGGGTGGTACCGCACGAAGGGCTGCGGGAGGCGCCGGAGGGTGACCGGCCGCCCTCCCCGCGAAAGGAGGAAGGGAGCCCGGACGGGCCGGACCCCGGGTGA
- a CDS encoding S9 family peptidase: MTSQKLSFPLQHARTQRFTLGAPRAFTVSPDGTRVLFLRSSSGTDRTNRLLMLDTGTGEERVAADPDRLLGGSAEKLSPQERARRERTREGSAGIVGYAVDDAVELAAFALSGKAYVAELRAGTARALPVPGPVIDPRPSPDGLHVAYVTRGALRVVGAEGDGDRPIAEPEDAHVSYGLAEFVAAEEMSRYRGFWWSPDSDRLLVARVDDSAVQRWWIADPAHPGSRPAEVGYPAAGTANAEVGLFVMGLDGTRTEVVWDRSRFPYLARVHWSSHGAPLLLVQARDQRSQLCLAVDAETGTTRTVHVDEDAVWLDLFAGVPAWAPDGRLVRVADEGGARVLSVGDRPLTGDQLHVQAVLDIGESDILVQAAAGEAAADPETGQSHVYRVNELGVERVSEGAGVHSAVRSGGVTVLVSASLDHPGTAVRVLRDGRRTAAVANLAQEPVLAAKVHLTEGGARRIPCAVLLPTGYKESDGPLPVLMDPYGGPHGRRVVAAHNPHLTSQWFADHGFAVIVADGRGAPGRSPGWEKAVRDDLTLTLDDQVEALHALAGRFPLDLSKVAMRGWSYGGYLSALAVLRRPDVFHAAVVGAPVTDWRLYDTHYTERYLGDPAEQPEVYARNSLVTDEGLSEPADGVRPMMIVHGLADDNVVVAHALRLSSALLSAGRPHEVLPLSGVTHMTPQEQVAENLLLLQVDFLKRSLGLPRA, translated from the coding sequence ATGACCTCGCAGAAGCTGTCTTTTCCCCTCCAGCACGCCCGGACCCAGCGGTTCACTCTCGGCGCACCCCGGGCCTTCACCGTCTCACCGGATGGGACGCGGGTGCTCTTCCTCCGCTCCTCGTCCGGCACCGACCGGACGAACCGGCTCCTGATGCTGGACACCGGGACGGGCGAGGAGCGCGTCGCGGCCGACCCCGACCGCCTGCTGGGCGGTTCGGCGGAGAAACTGTCACCGCAGGAGAGGGCACGGCGCGAGCGGACCAGGGAGGGCTCGGCGGGCATCGTGGGCTACGCGGTGGACGACGCGGTGGAATTGGCGGCCTTCGCGCTCTCCGGCAAGGCGTACGTCGCCGAGTTGAGGGCGGGCACGGCGCGCGCCCTGCCGGTGCCGGGTCCGGTGATCGACCCGCGCCCCTCCCCCGACGGCCTGCACGTCGCCTACGTCACCCGGGGCGCGTTGCGCGTCGTGGGGGCGGAGGGCGACGGTGACCGGCCGATCGCCGAGCCGGAGGACGCGCACGTCTCGTACGGCCTCGCGGAGTTCGTCGCGGCCGAGGAGATGAGCCGCTACCGCGGTTTCTGGTGGTCGCCGGACTCGGACCGTCTGCTGGTCGCCCGGGTCGACGACAGCGCCGTACAGCGGTGGTGGATCGCCGACCCGGCGCACCCCGGGAGCAGGCCCGCCGAGGTGGGCTATCCGGCGGCGGGGACGGCCAACGCCGAGGTCGGGCTCTTCGTGATGGGCCTGGACGGGACGCGCACGGAGGTCGTCTGGGACCGGTCCCGCTTCCCCTACCTGGCGCGTGTGCACTGGTCGTCGCACGGCGCCCCACTGCTTCTCGTGCAGGCCCGCGACCAGCGCAGCCAGCTCTGTCTGGCCGTCGACGCGGAGACCGGCACCACCCGCACGGTGCACGTCGACGAGGACGCGGTATGGCTTGATCTTTTCGCCGGGGTGCCCGCCTGGGCGCCCGACGGCCGGCTCGTCCGGGTCGCCGACGAGGGGGGCGCGCGCGTGCTCTCGGTCGGGGACCGGCCGCTGACCGGTGACCAGCTGCACGTCCAGGCGGTGCTGGACATCGGGGAGTCGGACATCCTGGTGCAGGCGGCCGCGGGGGAGGCAGCGGCGGACCCGGAGACGGGGCAGAGCCATGTGTACCGGGTCAACGAGCTGGGCGTGGAGCGTGTCAGCGAGGGCGCCGGTGTGCACTCCGCGGTGCGCTCGGGCGGTGTGACGGTGCTGGTGTCGGCGTCCCTGGACCACCCCGGCACCGCCGTGCGGGTGCTGAGGGACGGCAGGCGGACCGCCGCCGTGGCGAACCTCGCCCAGGAGCCGGTCCTGGCCGCGAAGGTTCACCTGACGGAGGGGGGCGCACGACGTATCCCGTGCGCCGTGCTGCTCCCCACGGGCTACAAGGAATCGGACGGTCCGCTCCCGGTCCTGATGGACCCCTACGGCGGCCCGCACGGCCGCAGGGTCGTCGCCGCCCACAATCCGCACCTCACGTCCCAGTGGTTCGCGGACCACGGTTTCGCCGTGATCGTCGCGGACGGCCGGGGCGCGCCCGGCCGTTCGCCCGGCTGGGAGAAGGCGGTGCGGGACGATCTCACGCTCACCCTCGACGACCAGGTCGAGGCGCTGCACGCATTGGCCGGGCGCTTCCCCCTGGACCTCTCGAAGGTGGCCATGCGCGGCTGGTCGTACGGCGGCTACCTCTCGGCGCTCGCGGTGCTGCGCCGTCCCGATGTCTTCCACGCTGCCGTCGTCGGAGCCCCGGTGACGGACTGGCGGCTGTACGACACCCACTACACCGAGCGCTACCTCGGCGACCCCGCGGAGCAGCCCGAGGTGTACGCCCGCAACTCCCTGGTGACCGACGAGGGGCTCTCCGAGCCGGCCGACGGGGTGCGGCCGATGATGATCGTCCACGGCCTGGCCGACGACAACGTGGTGGTCGCCCACGCGCTACGGCTCTCCTCCGCACTGCTGTCGGCAGGGCGCCCGCACGAGGTGCTGCCGCTGAGCGGTGTGACGCACATGACCCCGCAGGAGCAGGTCGCCGAGAACCTGCTGCTGCTCCAGGTGGACTTCCTCAAGCGGTCCCTGGGACTGCCCCGGGCGTAG
- the mshB gene encoding N-acetyl-1-D-myo-inositol-2-amino-2-deoxy-alpha-D-glucopyranoside deacetylase: protein MKDVPARRLLLVHAHPDDESINNGATMARYAAEGAHVALVTCTLGEEGEVIPPDLAHLAEDREGGLGDHRIGELAAAMRELGVTDHRFLGGPGRFRDSGMMGTEQNQRPGAFWAAALDEAAGHLVGVIRSLRPQVLITYDPDGGYGHPDHIQAHRVAMRAADLAADPGYDAGAGAPHTIAKIYWNRVPRSVAEEAFAQLRETAPDAFPGIAAVDDVPGVVDDARITTEIDGSAHAAAKTAAMRAHATQIAVDGPFFALSNDLGQPVFTTEYYELVRGAPGGDDGAREHDLFAGVPDAALAPGAQT from the coding sequence ATGAAGGACGTTCCCGCCCGCCGTCTGCTCCTGGTCCACGCGCACCCCGACGACGAGTCGATCAACAACGGCGCCACCATGGCCAGGTACGCCGCCGAGGGCGCCCACGTGGCCCTGGTGACGTGCACCCTCGGCGAGGAGGGCGAGGTCATCCCACCGGACCTCGCGCACCTCGCCGAGGACCGGGAGGGCGGCCTGGGGGACCACCGCATCGGCGAACTCGCGGCCGCGATGCGGGAACTCGGGGTCACCGACCACCGGTTCCTGGGCGGCCCCGGACGGTTCCGCGACTCCGGAATGATGGGCACCGAGCAGAATCAACGGCCCGGTGCCTTCTGGGCCGCCGCCCTCGACGAGGCGGCCGGCCACCTCGTCGGAGTGATCCGCTCCCTGCGCCCCCAGGTCCTGATCACGTACGACCCCGACGGCGGCTACGGCCACCCCGACCACATCCAGGCGCACCGCGTCGCGATGCGGGCCGCGGACCTGGCAGCCGATCCCGGGTACGACGCCGGGGCCGGGGCCCCGCACACCATCGCCAAGATCTACTGGAACCGGGTGCCCCGCTCCGTGGCCGAGGAGGCCTTCGCCCAGCTCCGGGAGACGGCCCCCGACGCCTTCCCCGGCATCGCCGCGGTGGACGACGTACCCGGTGTCGTGGACGACGCGCGGATCACCACGGAGATCGACGGTTCGGCCCACGCCGCGGCGAAGACCGCCGCGATGCGCGCGCACGCCACCCAGATCGCCGTCGACGGGCCGTTCTTCGCACTGTCGAACGACCTGGGGCAGCCCGTCTTCACCACCGAGTACTACGAGTTGGTGCGGGGAGCTCCGGGCGGGGACGATGGTGCCCGGGAGCACGACCTCTTCGCGGGCGTGCCTGACGCGGCCCTCGCGCCGGGAGCACAGACATGA
- a CDS encoding DUF6113 family protein gives MSSRQRPRASSQSPRTNAPPRSPGPTGLAAPPNPRRVPLYVGLAVVGAAVGLAGTLVQAALFPGGLLLALAASAGLFYGGRVLTGTQLGALVPAVGWFIAVIVLLGGRPEGDYVFGEELGLALFMLGGMAVAVMCATMSRLPHPANGTGRSGA, from the coding sequence ATGAGCAGCAGGCAGAGGCCGCGCGCCTCGTCGCAGTCGCCGCGTACCAACGCCCCGCCCAGGAGCCCCGGGCCCACCGGACTCGCGGCGCCCCCGAACCCCCGGCGGGTCCCCCTGTACGTGGGACTGGCGGTGGTGGGAGCGGCCGTCGGGCTGGCCGGCACCCTCGTCCAGGCGGCCCTTTTCCCGGGCGGTCTGCTGCTCGCGCTCGCCGCCTCGGCCGGACTGTTCTACGGCGGCCGGGTGCTGACCGGGACGCAGCTCGGCGCTCTGGTACCGGCGGTGGGCTGGTTCATCGCCGTCATCGTCCTCCTCGGAGGGCGCCCCGAGGGTGATTACGTCTTCGGGGAGGAGCTCGGCCTGGCCCTCTTCATGCTCGGAGGGATGGCCGTCGCTGTGATGTGTGCCACGATGTCGCGGCTGCCTCATCCGGCCAACGGCACAGGCCGGTCCGGCGCGTGA